A section of the Cryomorphaceae bacterium genome encodes:
- a CDS encoding sulfite exporter TauE/SafE family protein — MDIIIISLAAFVVAILTFFSGFGLGTILTPVFMVFFPVDLAIALTGVVHFFNNIFKLILVGGKADRGVVLRFGIPAIIAAILGSWLLLNISDFEALATYMLLGNEFEISPVKLIIALLLIIFALMDLLPWFRKLQFGKDKLKIG, encoded by the coding sequence ATGGACATCATTATCATATCGTTGGCTGCGTTTGTGGTGGCCATTCTCACTTTTTTCTCAGGTTTTGGGCTGGGCACCATTTTAACTCCGGTATTCATGGTGTTTTTTCCGGTAGATCTGGCCATCGCTCTTACCGGAGTGGTGCATTTCTTCAACAATATTTTCAAGCTGATACTGGTAGGAGGCAAAGCCGATCGGGGGGTTGTACTGCGCTTTGGAATTCCGGCCATCATTGCGGCTATACTCGGGTCGTGGCTGCTGCTGAACATCTCAGACTTTGAAGCTCTTGCCACCTATATGCTTCTGGGAAATGAGTTTGAAATCAGTCCGGTAAAACTTATCATCGCCCTGCTGCTCATCATTTTTGCCCTGATGGATTTGTTGCCCTGGTTCCGCAAGCTACAGTTCGGAAAAGACAAGTTGAAGATAGG
- a CDS encoding DoxX family protein codes for MVGAVFLSEGIQKLLFPALRGAGRFEKIGLPSPEFLGTFVGVFEILSGALILAGLFTRLAAVPTLTIMLVAIATTKADVLALEGFWPMMHGSRTDWAMLLGSIYLIIRGGGRWSVDSVLQHRT; via the coding sequence ATGGTGGGTGCAGTATTTTTATCTGAAGGCATTCAGAAGCTGCTCTTTCCTGCACTGAGAGGTGCGGGCAGGTTTGAAAAGATAGGGTTGCCCTCACCCGAGTTTCTCGGCACTTTTGTAGGAGTATTCGAAATACTGAGCGGCGCTTTGATTCTCGCCGGGTTGTTCACCCGTTTGGCAGCCGTTCCTACCTTGACCATTATGCTGGTTGCTATTGCCACGACCAAAGCCGATGTATTGGCGTTGGAAGGCTTTTGGCCCATGATGCACGGCAGCCGCACTGATTGGGCCATGTTGCTCGGCAGTATTTATCTGATTATTCGCGGAGGCGGCCGGTGGTCTGTGGATTCGGTTTTGCAACACCGAACATAG
- a CDS encoding T9SS C-terminal target domain-containing protein — translation MSVCLCFNSLANITSIQQRNISPESFSVQFTSSVAGVGVLKFGTSPIGGSVLAGNEILNDHEIFISGLVPASLYHIRAGVVLAPGDTLYSDVEPMMTASLSSGIIKVYFNSAVDHDEAALEPAISLGQDFPDTIIAYLDRAKYTVDFTAYNIDNQNGVIDAINAAYNRGVQVRFVGNYGIANWNYNSISIGVGNKIQRPEGDDIGAMHNKFIVIDANSPDPNDPVVITGSTNFTNNQLRIDPNNLIIFQDQSLARCFTIEFEEMFSGVFGQAKSVKTPREFAIGGKRVQALFSPKSGVENELLHNIAQADFDIYFGIFTLTRANISQALADRANQGIFVAGIVQDINTSSNTYTILQNGLGNRLVLDAFGTMWHHKYAIFDPNCSEGRPIAYTGSANWSVNGNSRSDENVVVVYDENIANQYFQEFMARYKAHNVNEFVDGECDVVHSVTQHVQAGGLRVYPNPSAGEFFVEPPFAAPGMVRVFNSSGQLVKQLSISSLGSAEPVSLSGFNPGLYLLQWQQVDGTWSQSGKVVLTGR, via the coding sequence TTGAGTGTTTGCCTGTGCTTCAACAGTCTGGCCAACATCACATCCATCCAACAGCGCAATATCAGCCCTGAGAGCTTTTCGGTTCAATTCACATCTTCCGTTGCTGGAGTGGGTGTCCTGAAATTCGGAACTTCGCCTATTGGCGGCAGCGTGTTGGCCGGAAATGAAATTTTGAATGACCATGAAATTTTCATTTCGGGTTTGGTGCCGGCCTCCTTGTATCACATTCGTGCGGGAGTTGTTTTGGCGCCCGGCGATACCCTCTACAGCGATGTGGAGCCTATGATGACAGCCTCACTTTCCAGCGGCATCATCAAGGTGTATTTCAACAGCGCCGTGGACCACGATGAAGCTGCGTTGGAGCCCGCCATAAGTTTGGGGCAGGACTTTCCCGACACCATCATCGCCTACCTTGACCGCGCCAAATACACGGTTGATTTTACGGCTTACAACATCGACAACCAGAACGGCGTGATTGACGCTATAAACGCGGCATACAACCGCGGTGTGCAGGTGCGGTTTGTGGGCAACTACGGCATTGCCAACTGGAACTACAACTCGATCAGCATCGGTGTGGGCAACAAGATTCAGCGACCTGAAGGCGATGACATCGGCGCTATGCACAACAAGTTTATTGTCATTGACGCCAACTCACCGGATCCCAACGACCCCGTGGTGATTACCGGATCGACCAATTTCACCAACAACCAGCTTCGCATCGACCCTAATAACCTCATCATATTTCAGGATCAGAGCCTGGCCCGGTGTTTTACCATTGAGTTTGAGGAGATGTTCAGCGGCGTTTTCGGACAGGCAAAAAGCGTAAAAACGCCGCGTGAGTTTGCCATAGGAGGCAAACGCGTTCAGGCATTGTTCTCGCCAAAAAGCGGTGTGGAGAATGAGCTGCTCCACAACATCGCTCAGGCTGATTTTGACATTTACTTTGGCATCTTTACGCTTACCAGGGCCAATATCTCGCAGGCGCTGGCTGATCGTGCCAATCAAGGGATTTTCGTAGCCGGTATCGTGCAGGACATCAACACATCATCCAACACCTACACCATACTTCAAAACGGATTGGGAAACCGACTCGTGTTGGATGCCTTCGGCACGATGTGGCATCACAAATACGCCATTTTCGACCCAAATTGCTCAGAGGGCCGACCCATTGCCTACACGGGTTCAGCAAACTGGTCTGTAAACGGGAACTCACGCAGTGATGAGAACGTGGTTGTGGTGTACGATGAAAACATTGCCAATCAGTATTTCCAAGAGTTTATGGCTCGTTACAAGGCACATAATGTGAATGAGTTTGTGGATGGTGAATGTGACGTCGTTCACTCCGTAACACAGCATGTACAAGCAGGTGGATTGCGCGTTTATCCGAACCCCTCTGCAGGGGAATTTTTTGTAGAACCCCCTTTTGCTGCACCCGGAATGGTTCGGGTATTTAATTCCTCAGGGCAATTGGTAAAGCAATTGTCTATTTCCTCGTTGGGAAGCGCCGAGCCTGTATCCCTGAGCGGATTTAACCCCGGCCTATACTTGTTGCAATGGCAGCAGGTGGATGGTACCTGGTCGCAATCGGGTAAAGTGGTGCTCACAGGACGATAG